From one Candoia aspera isolate rCanAsp1 chromosome 17, rCanAsp1.hap2, whole genome shotgun sequence genomic stretch:
- the LOC134506474 gene encoding uncharacterized protein LOC134506474, whose protein sequence is MASRGAALRCRRKVVGRCWSSCVLLWVGTLASSLLGTLSDPRGRNPENQLDVTRGASVLLSASVPSDQLMSATEWDFAPRAGQRVLLMESSGSSHRIHSEHRFGRRIEVINMTCLRIWDLETGDNGIFMARVKFHGGGVKDYSFTLTVHEPVPTPWVNCSVTSRFPEGCNMTLYCEGTGSGEFKISWAKGEPPQALEEGGSDWYRLSGNGTALQLSWHFGSSLLPITCLVSSAAEERASLGVASCCHSPEAKETRPPLWPWYLLAIMVTTAVLLGSLWIWTERRRRTPRRGWKTRYICYKCKQERLNELESFMVLKRLWPQVKRKAFLSAPEGGPIQ, encoded by the exons ATGGCGTCGAGGGGAGCCGCCCTGCGCTGCCGGAGGAAGGTGGTGGGCAGATGCTGGAGCAGCTGCGTCCTGCTGTGGGTGGGGACCCTCGCCTCTTCGCTGCTGG GCACCTTATCTGACCCGAGAGGACGCAATCCTGAAAACCAGCTGGATGTGACCCGGGGGGCCTCAGTCCTGCTTTCTGCCAGCGTCCCTTCAGACCAACTCATGTCTGCCACCGAGTGGGACTTTGCGCCCCGAGCCGGCCAGAGGGTCCTCCTCATGGAAAGCAGCGGAAGCTCCCACCGGATTCATTCAGAGCACAGGTTTGGGCGACGTATTGAAGTGATCAACATGACCTGCCTGAGGATCTGGGATCTGGAAACAGGGGACAATGGGATATTCATGGCACGGGTGAAGTTCCATGGAGGAGGTGTGAAAGATTACAGCTTCACCCTCACCGTCCATG AGCCAGTCCCGACCCCATGGGTGAACTGCAGCGTCACCTCCCGCTTCCCAGAGGGGTGCAACATGACCCTGTACTGCGAGGGCACTGGGAGCGGGGAGTTCAAGATCTCGTGGGCCAAAGGAGAGCCCCCCCAGGCCTTGGAAGAAGGGGGCTCTGACTGGTACCGGCTTTCTGGCAACGGCACAGCTCTTCAGCTGTCTTGGCATTTCGGTTCCTCCCTCTTGCCCATCACCTGCCTGGTCAGCAGTGCTGCAGAGGAGAGGGCCTCGCTGGGGGTGGCCTCCTGCTGCCACAGTCCAG AGGCAAAGGAAACAAGACCCCCACTCTGGCCTTGGTATTTGCTCGCCATCATGGTCACGACGGCTGTCCTTTTGGGGTCACTGTGGATCTGGacagaaaggaggagaaggacCCCCCGCAGAG GCTGGAAAACTAGATACATCTGCTACAAATGCAAGCAGGAGAGATTAAATGAGCTGGAAAGCTTCATGGTGTTGAAAAGGTTGTGGCCCCAGGTAAAGAGAAAGGCCTTTCTTTCTGCTCCCGAGGGAGGCCCAATACAGTAA